The segment aaagtatgaataacttaaaaaataattttgaaattatcaaaaaattatttaaaaaaaattaaatacatttaaaaaaataattttaaaattgttaaaaaaatttttgaaaaaattcagaatatttttgttaaattaatttttaattttaatttaaatttatttttttattaaaattttttaattaaattattataattttaaaatttaaaaaaattattattttttttaaattaattattaatttttatttttaaaattataaaaaattaaaaaaaatattattaaaataatttttttgacaattaatttaattaataaaataattaataaaaaaatatttttaaaaatattgaaaatttgatattttatgaaaataaaaaaaatagaactgtaataattttttattgtaaacattttttacgaaCTTACCCGTacttatgcaaattttattgaattccaATCAAATCCcatgataaaaattccaacattttacgataaaataaTAGGATCGGATCATTTCTCGTTTAaccaattgaacaaaaattccatttctAATCGGTTTACATCCGAAATCCTCACAATTTACTAACCAAACAACGAATAATTCATAAAGTTGAAGGGCATAAACTTCCGATTTCCCtccataaatttgtaaatattgaatCAATTCAGGGCTGGAATTCATCATTTTCGTCATAAAAGCAAATTTGGCTTGAACAAAATCCTATTTTAAGCTCTCACGTGAAGCAAAAATGTTTCTGTCATAACCACAGATTTCATCTCGAACAAGTTTGTCTGTATTTCCGTATCTCGGTATTAGAATCAATTAATTACGAATCATGTAGCAATTTTGATTTATGCGAACGTTTGTTTCAATGTCAGTTTCAGGCTTTTGTGTTGCGAAGTTAACAAAAGGTACATGAGATATGGGATGCAGGTAAATAGAACGCGACGGCAGGCAGGAAAAAAACGGTAACAAATGTCatgaacggatttttttttctgtgaaaggatgatttttatggaattgCGGTTTCGTCTGTTGCGAgtgaaatgaaattgaaatggATTGGATATGAAGgattttttgctgctgttgttgtgaTGAGATGATTTGATATGATGGATGTTTTTGGTTAGACATAGAACAGACATTTTTAGTAAGCAAACCACACTTTATTAgagaatttctgaaaaatatcaaaaattactgcattcttgaattttttaagtgcttttttactaccttaatttttgttttaaattgtacataaattttcttaatttaaaaaaaattttaaatttcttttacaaattataaaataaagttttagaaaaaaaaatgataaaaaaaaaaataattttaaaaaaattattttaatctaaaaataaatttttatttaattattaataattaatttttattttaaaaatattaattttaatttttaaaatattaatttttttaaaattaaaattaatttattttttaaaaataatttttgaaaaatttaaattatttttatttaattaattttaaaatttaaattatttttttttaattcattaaaaaaaatcattaaattaataaaaaaaattttaagaaattaatttaaaaaatattttaattaaaaaaaaataattaaaatttattttaatttaaaaatttttaattatcaaaaattattaaaatttatttttaattcaaaattaaataaattttttttaaaaataaaacattaaaaaaaaaaaaaaaaaaaaaaaaaaaaaaaattatttaaaaaaaatattgaaaaaaatattttaaaaattattttaaaaatttttttttcaaaattattttttgatgtgcAAATTTTAacactcgaaaaaattcatcaagtgcattttttcaaaccacaaaaaaatttttttctttaaatttaattttttttttaattttaaatttcctgaTGAAATTGCACCAAAATAACCatatacctaaaaaaatttctcaaaatatatcaaaaactttcaataaatttatcaaataattaccCAATTATAGCAATAACCATCTGAAATGAAGCAATTcgtaattaatccaaaccaagcaataatTAAATGTCATTTAATACTCACCGAACCTAAAAGCGAATAATCAATTGTAAAGAAGCCATTTGCCGTGTACGTAACTTTCAGTTGAAATACTTGAGATGCAAAATCATTTATctgaaatataattaaattattatcgttAAATTGTTCGAAGGATTTTCTTACCATTGCGTTGAAACGAAAATCTTCGTAATTGTTCTCGATTTTGTGGATGCTCGAGTTGATTGTCGTAcactgaaagattttttttagaattaaattataaaattaagaaaaaatggaaaagttaCTAAATCACTGCAACCGCTACAAGAATTAGCAATGAAGatcaagataaaaatatcCGGGATCGCAGTACTTAAAGAGTCTGAAATTCaagatattttgtaaaaaaatttttttaaaggaaaatatttcttaccaATCGCTTTGCTGATAGGATTATTGCcaaagaacgaaaaataacACCAATAAGCTTCAACAGTTAAAGTCGCAAAGCAATgtgaaatgatgaaaagtaAAGATAACCCAAAGCAATCATTGATGGTCGAAGCTACtttccaaattttcgaatGAATACTCTTCATAACGTACATCCTTCCCAAGAAATAATCCACAGACTTTTTCTCGTTGAAGTAATCCGAAGTAACGACAGTTCTTTCAGCTTCCGAGTTCTTCAAATTGATCTTCGAAATATATTCATTCAAAGCACTTAATTTGATCTTGACGCTATCtgtgtaaaaaatgaattgagcGCATCTCAACCTCAAAAGAGGCAAAAAGATCAGAAgcgaaataattttctcaacaTCCAGATTTTTTGACATCAAAAGTTGAACAATTGGAACAGCAACACTGATCACTGAGATCACCGCCATCTTGAAGATCATCCAAGATCGATCTGAGGTATAGTCCCGTAAGTTATCCAAACGTAAGATCAGGTAATCGATcccgttgaaaattttaaagatcttTCGTTGAACCTTTTTTGTTAAGAGAGCTTGACAATTTGTGATTAGTTGACCAACGACGTATCCAACTAACATGAAGTATTCCGCGGTTATGTCGATGTTACTTTCGTGTTCGGTTTCACGGATGTACAAGAGGAGGTTGAGGATAATGATGGGTCCAAGAAGGATGGAAAGGAAAGAAGTTATGTAAAGGAAAGTTTGAGTAGCGCGAGAAGAGGCATGAGGAAAAAAgccgaaaattttgaaataggTACAAATTGAGGAGGTTTCTTCgggaaagaattttaaaggaaccattttttattttttaatttttttgagtaacttcacggatttaaaagaattaaatgacGCCGTTAGTAAGGGCTTTACAAGTATTTATAGTTAATAAAGAGTTTATGTTAAAAGCTTTCAATAAGAAAAACTTAATGAAGCAAAAACagttgcgaaaaaaaactaatgaacTAATTGAAGTAacccaattatttttttttatttttatgatttctcgAGAAAATAgttcagttttgaaaaatgaattatttttaaagaaattttcaaaaatgtttagaattttgtatcaaaaagtcaagaaatttctttttatttaaaatttatttttgtgttcaattttattaaaatttatttttaatttttatcttatttttaaaaaaaatattttttttaaattaatttttttattttaattaaatttttttttttatttttttttaatttatttttttttgtaaacttattattttaaattttttaaataatttttataattttttttaaaaaattttttttttcatttaattttttattttaatttataatcaatattttctgaattttataaaataaaaattttaatttatgtttggaTTTATTGTCTTAAATAGCAacgaaaatcttaatttttttttataaatttaatttatatttttattaatttttttttttgtaaaattattattttaattttttcattaattttgataattttttttttattaaatattttttttttcttaatttttaaatattttattttctttttaatttttatttaaaattttctgaatttttttcaaattaaaaatttttttggattttttgtcttaaatattaaagaaaattttaatttaattaaaaaaaaataattttaagttgaaattctccgatttttttaattttaattcataccttaattatttaatttttctcgaaaatcataaaaaatataaccttcaacaaaaaaatcaatgaacacacttggcaataaataaatatttagcaagaaaaaattaatatcgaCATTGCGTGATAAGAAAAAACTCAAACCCCATTAAAATGCTTCAACAATGGAAAACCATAAAAACCAATATGATTTTAATTGCACTCTCAATACTGAACAATTATCCtaaaagttctttttaattccttttcaGACTAGAAACCTCGTCGCCGATATTATCATCTCCTTAAAAAGACAAACTTTTTGATGTCATTCCGCCTTTCAAACAAGTtcacgaattttttgttaagcaATTAAGAAGCACATTAAAAGACACTAAAGGAACAAGGATAATTGTCGGTGATAAATAAACGAAGACcgaaatttcataatattttaactaaacATCATGACAATGGATATCATTTTCTCTGCTGTCGCGGtaagaaaaatatctttttgaaTCTCTCATTTAtttgtgaaaagaaaaaaaaatttttttttgggagaagtgacaaaaaaatatttttacattacgTTGacgaatgatgataaaaaaatgcgtgggaattttttttcttttttatcatctaaagaaaaataacaaaaaaaatgtttgaggaaaaaaatttaagaaaaaaaaaatcgatccaGGTTTCAATGTCACATAAAAGTTTCATCTCAGATCGTAACCTCCTCACTTGACCATTAATTACGACTTTTCAGCTTATGGTTCACGAACAATGGGAGACAAAACACGAAGAATAACAACTAAACTTTTTGCGGACAAATAAACAAGCTGTTACatatattaaaatagtttttcttgTACTCGAGACAAATTTTCGtacaagacacaaaaaaacgcGTCAAACAAGCCACAAAACATCTGTTGAGATTCAAACGAGTCCTCGAGACATTGATTGATTACTTCCTCGCACGCCCGTTCCTCGAAAAAGAAACTTccttgaaagagaaaaaaatgtcatttattaCTCGCTAAGTACGACGTTTTTCTCTATCATTACGCCGCTCATTCgttatttgagaaattttaacacatttaATTACTATTCGACCGAGCAACTTTGCTGCTGATGATGGATCGGGATAAAAGTTTCTCCCACGTCGAATCGCCACGTATCGAAAGCGATGTAAACCAACTGAtgacaacaaatattttgctgCAGCAAATATTCATTAGTTGTTGTTTCCTGTACCTCTATGCATATTGAGTACATTTTGGGAAAACAACATGAGTAACTTGTAAAAGTTGTTTGGTTTATCCTGATGTCAACAGAATGCACGCCAACTAACTATGGAACAACTTACATGAATCTGTCTGTCTAATAATTGGCTACGATAAATAGGTTGGATGCGATGGTTTAAAGTTGCtgtggtaagaaaatttattaaattgacaagttttaattttttttaacaaaagaagcttttaagattaatttgtatgaattttaattttttttacaagtttaaattttattaggtaATTTACTAAAAGTTTATTCTACATCCAATAGAAGGCTCtgttttatttaagaaatcttAATTACTCTTCATCACAGAAAATTTGCTTCCTTCTAAATCATTTTTCGATGTATTTGAACGAATGACCTTGAATTGACCTTGGTTTCCTCTATaagaaaactgaaaatttgcaaatgagatttttgaagCTTCTTTTcggatttaaagttttttttacattttcccaaatccaaatttgactttttgatatttttaattttttttaaatttgtctttAACTCTTTTAATTAGAGTTCGAATTCGATACTAAATTTATTAccgtattttaaataattttaagaatatttaaaaattttttcgaaaatacatGTCAAAactctttattttaatattttttatttcaattttatatatttttcaaatttttgttttttaaaaaaatattttacattaatttaatttttttaaaatttattttaattttatttaatttttttttattatttatttaattattaaaaattttgaactttagaaaattttactcatttgtatttttaataataattttgaaattttcattttttaaaaaatattttgaattaatttaatttttttaaaatttattttaattaattttaattttatttaattattatttttttaaaaattaattgaaaattttactcattttgtTA is part of the Culicoides brevitarsis isolate CSIRO-B50_1 chromosome 3, AGI_CSIRO_Cbre_v1, whole genome shotgun sequence genome and harbors:
- the LOC134833725 gene encoding putative gustatory receptor 2a, giving the protein MVPLKFFPEETSSICTYFKIFGFFPHASSRATQTFLYITSFLSILLGPIIILNLLLYIRETEHESNIDITAEYFMLVGYVVGQLITNCQALLTKKVQRKIFKIFNGIDYLILRLDNLRDYTSDRSWMIFKMAVISVISVAVPIVQLLMSKNLDVEKIISLLIFLPLLRLRCAQFIFYTDSVKIKLSALNEYISKINLKNSEAERTVVTSDYFNEKKSVDYFLGRMYVMKSIHSKIWKVASTINDCFGLSLLFIISHCFATLTVEAYWCYFSFFGNNPISKAIDSLSTAIPDIFILIFIANSCSGCSDLCTTINSSIHKIENNYEDFRFNAMINDFASQVFQLKVTYTANGFFTIDYSLLGSMVIAIIGYMVILVQFHQEI